A window of Akkermansiaceae bacterium contains these coding sequences:
- a CDS encoding PEP-CTERM sorting domain-containing protein (PEP-CTERM proteins occur, often in large numbers, in the proteomes of bacteria that also encode an exosortase, a predicted intramembrane cysteine proteinase. The presence of a PEP-CTERM domain at a protein's C-terminus predicts cleavage within the sorting domain, followed by covalent anchoring to some some component of the (usually Gram-negative) cell surface. Many PEP-CTERM proteins exhibit an unusual sequence composition that includes large numbers of potential glycosylation sites. Expression of one such protein has been shown restore the ability of a bacterium to form floc, a type of biofilm.), which produces MMKLKHKIAAVLALSGAITASSSAALSVTNGGFGTNNQNGGTVDGGGWFESGTDNWVDGTWTWVNGANVDATSSGDTALLLMDGSGSIGYIYQSLGTVDAGEIALGTLAVTADFAEKSDGSTNTAVFDFYVGAFGGAATGVDIDANLTSQATIALDAVGQGSTAAAGDNARHNGVAVGTFDISGLTAGDEVWIRLTELRPGGVTTGDLIVDNLSVNIVPEPSSAALLGLGGLALILRRRK; this is translated from the coding sequence ATGATGAAACTAAAACACAAAATTGCAGCTGTGCTCGCCCTTTCAGGCGCCATCACGGCAAGCTCCAGCGCGGCCCTCAGCGTTACCAACGGAGGCTTTGGAACTAACAACCAAAACGGAGGAACCGTCGATGGTGGCGGTTGGTTTGAAAGCGGCACCGACAACTGGGTCGACGGAACCTGGACGTGGGTGAACGGAGCTAACGTCGATGCAACGTCAAGTGGGGACACCGCTCTCCTGCTTATGGATGGCTCTGGCTCGATCGGCTACATCTATCAAAGCCTTGGAACGGTTGACGCAGGGGAAATAGCTCTGGGAACCCTTGCTGTGACTGCTGATTTTGCCGAGAAGAGCGACGGCAGCACCAACACCGCTGTTTTCGATTTCTATGTGGGTGCTTTTGGTGGTGCCGCCACTGGTGTGGACATTGACGCAAACCTTACCAGTCAAGCGACCATCGCATTGGATGCTGTGGGTCAGGGGTCGACAGCCGCTGCCGGTGACAATGCGCGTCACAATGGCGTGGCCGTTGGCACATTTGACATCAGCGGGTTGACTGCTGGTGATGAGGTTTGGATTCGTTTGACCGAGCTTAGACCAGGAGGCGTAACTACCGGCGATCTCATAGTCGACAATCTGTCCGTTAACATCGTTCCAGAGCCATCATCCGCAGCCCTCCTTGGCCTCGGTGGCCTGGCGTTGATCCTGCGTCGTCGTAAGTAA
- a CDS encoding right-handed parallel beta-helix repeat-containing protein, whose protein sequence is MKPTLIIAVSFFTAPFLAAQTIINVNDHGALPNDGGAKGAARAGDDTAAFKQAIAAAKAAAGPVTLFVPPGVYDFYPDDATQRACFTSNSTETGSHGMKTLAIDVVDVDDLTISAVGATFMMRGKMTMFVAEQCENLTLRGMTFDTRRPTMSELTVTEKGGDYWIGKVHPDSDYSIIGSRVQWLGEGWADYHNMVQHYDPVQKTTWRGGDPTSGVSSIQDLGGNRLKFNVTGGGLGNAVVGRTYQFRNTTRDQIGMWFNHCKDVLMQDVTVRAMHGFGILGQFTENITYERLTVAPDPASGRTNASAADVTHFSGCKGLVRIVDSVLSAAHDDALNVHGTHLRVVAKPAASQVRVKFMHHQTYGFQAFFPGDDIKFISRTTLLPIGSAKVTAVVVENETEQLLTLDQAVPAAVSVGSDAVENVTWTPSFQLINCDIKQIPTRGILVTTRRPVLIQGNRFFRTQMAAILIEDDANGWFESGRVLDFTAKGNVFYECGGGGVVTVNPENSSHGGAVHQNFLFEGNEFVMNSNKAFSFKSSSDIMIRNNKFRMRNGSSPTAQSLTSQSHVTNITFDGNISVSSASPSLKPVNGAFELPGIGAGAQTPGLASWSGTGGELLLGSGFTEDDNAVGYTASQTALIPAGGAIFQKLGYYDPVDQTVLNWSLRQTTRSSGIVGSGGAEISFYQGDGRFPETGTLDSLARVGNVVSLSALGSGRLSRLARGSLVMDGLEAGAEIWVAIKAAAQDVTVDDFLGVVANFSQQVGLAQWLIDENVPPGETAYDSDSDGDRMPLLIEYAVGGRDPMTAEFSQLAWAAPAEGGGEAFHFMPSVRPDVTLMAEYQIGGLASDGWLPLDETTPGFSWIEGDVMAVVPDEIDERIFFRLRAEMVSVLTVTNGSFESPDRTGADPAYSTEAPVGWVFTASVNGGVEEIRDDRFGVSGSEGTRLDALGGRGDQLGYLNLGSGGSSSASAVSAAVTTVLPETTYRVTVAYGTRVSGDRSPDGTLGLMVGSTELSSPTVIDASSLAAGFTDISFDWTSPAVGDPLIGQDLRVMLRFSYASDLGGWQQAQIDNVRVEILPENPQVR, encoded by the coding sequence ATGAAACCGACACTTATTATTGCCGTCTCGTTTTTTACAGCTCCTTTTTTGGCAGCCCAGACGATCATCAACGTGAATGATCATGGTGCCTTGCCCAATGATGGCGGGGCGAAAGGCGCGGCGCGTGCGGGTGACGACACCGCGGCGTTCAAGCAAGCCATTGCCGCGGCCAAGGCGGCGGCCGGTCCCGTCACCCTGTTCGTGCCGCCGGGGGTGTATGATTTTTATCCCGATGACGCCACCCAGCGTGCCTGTTTTACCAGTAACAGCACGGAAACGGGATCGCATGGCATGAAGACCCTGGCGATTGATGTGGTGGACGTGGATGATCTAACCATTTCCGCCGTGGGTGCCACTTTTATGATGCGCGGAAAGATGACGATGTTTGTGGCCGAGCAATGTGAGAACCTGACACTGCGCGGAATGACCTTTGATACCAGACGTCCGACGATGTCCGAGCTGACAGTCACCGAAAAAGGCGGCGATTACTGGATCGGCAAAGTGCATCCGGATTCGGACTACAGCATCATCGGTAGCAGGGTGCAATGGCTTGGCGAGGGGTGGGCCGACTACCACAACATGGTGCAGCACTATGATCCGGTGCAGAAAACCACCTGGCGCGGGGGCGACCCGACGTCCGGTGTTTCGTCGATTCAGGATCTGGGCGGCAACCGGCTGAAGTTTAACGTCACGGGAGGAGGCTTGGGCAATGCGGTGGTTGGCCGCACCTATCAGTTCCGCAATACCACGCGTGACCAGATCGGCATGTGGTTCAATCACTGCAAGGATGTGCTGATGCAGGATGTCACCGTGCGGGCGATGCACGGCTTCGGCATCCTCGGCCAGTTCACGGAAAACATCACTTACGAGCGATTGACCGTGGCGCCGGACCCGGCAAGCGGTCGCACCAATGCCTCGGCGGCCGATGTCACCCATTTCTCCGGTTGCAAGGGGCTGGTGCGCATTGTAGACAGCGTGTTAAGCGCGGCCCACGACGATGCGCTCAACGTGCACGGCACCCACCTGCGGGTGGTGGCCAAGCCGGCCGCCAGCCAGGTGCGGGTGAAGTTCATGCACCACCAGACATACGGGTTCCAGGCGTTTTTCCCAGGCGATGACATCAAGTTTATCAGTCGGACCACGCTGCTTCCCATCGGCTCCGCCAAGGTGACGGCGGTGGTGGTGGAAAACGAGACTGAACAGCTTCTGACTCTCGATCAAGCCGTCCCGGCGGCGGTTTCGGTGGGCAGTGACGCGGTCGAGAACGTCACCTGGACGCCGTCGTTCCAACTCATCAACTGTGATATCAAACAGATCCCGACGCGCGGAATCCTGGTGACCACACGCAGGCCGGTGCTGATCCAGGGGAACCGGTTTTTCCGCACCCAGATGGCAGCCATCCTCATCGAGGACGATGCCAACGGCTGGTTTGAATCGGGTAGGGTGCTGGATTTCACCGCCAAGGGCAACGTGTTTTACGAATGCGGCGGCGGTGGCGTGGTCACGGTGAACCCGGAGAACTCCAGCCATGGCGGCGCGGTGCATCAGAACTTTCTTTTTGAAGGCAACGAGTTTGTGATGAACAGCAACAAGGCATTCAGCTTCAAGTCGTCCAGCGATATCATGATTCGTAACAACAAATTTCGCATGAGAAACGGCAGTTCGCCGACGGCCCAGAGCCTGACCAGCCAGAGTCATGTTACCAATATTACCTTCGACGGTAACATCTCGGTTTCCTCCGCGAGTCCCTCGCTGAAGCCAGTGAATGGGGCCTTTGAACTCCCTGGCATTGGGGCTGGCGCTCAGACTCCCGGCCTTGCTTCCTGGTCGGGCACGGGTGGGGAACTGCTACTCGGCTCCGGTTTCACCGAGGATGATAACGCCGTTGGCTACACCGCGTCCCAGACCGCTTTGATTCCTGCGGGTGGTGCCATTTTTCAAAAGTTGGGGTATTACGATCCTGTCGATCAAACGGTTCTCAACTGGTCGCTGAGACAGACGACGCGCAGCTCTGGAATCGTCGGCTCAGGTGGGGCGGAAATTTCATTTTATCAAGGCGACGGGAGATTTCCGGAAACAGGAACCCTGGACTCCCTTGCCCGTGTCGGAAATGTCGTGTCACTATCGGCTCTTGGCTCTGGCCGGTTAAGCAGGCTGGCGCGCGGAAGCCTGGTGATGGACGGGCTCGAAGCTGGTGCCGAAATATGGGTCGCCATCAAGGCGGCCGCACAGGATGTCACGGTGGATGATTTTCTGGGTGTGGTTGCTAACTTTTCCCAACAGGTAGGGCTTGCCCAGTGGTTGATCGATGAAAATGTGCCCCCGGGCGAGACTGCCTACGATTCGGATTCCGATGGCGACCGAATGCCACTGCTCATTGAGTATGCCGTGGGTGGCAGGGACCCCATGACTGCGGAGTTTTCTCAGCTGGCTTGGGCGGCACCTGCCGAAGGTGGTGGTGAGGCATTCCATTTTATGCCCTCGGTTAGACCGGATGTGACGTTGATGGCGGAATATCAGATTGGAGGCTTGGCTTCCGATGGTTGGTTGCCGCTGGACGAGACCACACCGGGGTTTTCATGGATAGAAGGGGATGTGATGGCCGTTGTCCCGGATGAAATCGACGAGCGCATTTTTTTTCGGCTAAGAGCTGAAATGGTTTCAGTTTTGACTGTAACCAATGGAAGTTTTGAATCCCCTGACCGCACCGGAGCCGATCCTGCGTATTCAACAGAAGCTCCTGTTGGATGGGTGTTTACCGCATCGGTCAATGGTGGAGTGGAGGAAATCCGGGATGACCGCTTTGGCGTCTCCGGCAGCGAGGGCACCCGCCTGGACGCGTTGGGTGGGCGGGGGGATCAACTGGGTTACTTGAACCTGGGCAGTGGTGGCTCATCCTCGGCCAGCGCGGTGTCGGCTGCCGTCACGACGGTGCTGCCCGAGACCACTTACCGTGTCACCGTTGCTTATGGCACCAGGGTCAGCGGCGACCGCAGCCCGGACGGCACGCTGGGTTTGATGGTGGGAAGCACGGAACTTAGCTCACCTACCGTGATCGACGCGAGTAGCTTGGCTGCCGGTTTTACCGATATTAGTTTCGACTGGACTTCACCCGCTGTCGGTGATCCGTTGATTGGGCAAGATTTGCGGGTGATGTTAAGATTTTCCTATGCTAGTGACCTGGGCGGGTGGCAGCAGGCGCAAATTGACAATGTGCGGGTGGAAATTCTCCCGGAAAACCCACAAGTGAGATGA
- a CDS encoding sigma-70 family RNA polymerase sigma factor: protein MNEDTSVPAPTESGELSISGRDWSECSPGGLGPAGCENSEASVFASYYMASRASIRAYLFTILKDAAACEDCMQEAALEMWKKRQADWSLLDFRKLAFTYARFKALSWLKKNKPAAHLHLSPELSEKISMLITSADTSNNNIQTERVDALRECIGSLPTKQRELIEARYAKKHAEALEVVAIKQSLSMNTVYKQLERVRTKLRKCIHRKLDRRS, encoded by the coding sequence ATGAACGAGGACACCTCCGTGCCAGCTCCCACAGAATCCGGTGAACTCTCTATTTCCGGCAGGGATTGGTCGGAGTGTTCTCCCGGGGGACTGGGTCCAGCAGGTTGCGAAAACAGCGAGGCCTCGGTGTTTGCCAGTTACTACATGGCGTCCCGTGCCTCTATCAGGGCCTACCTGTTCACTATCCTGAAAGATGCCGCTGCCTGTGAGGACTGCATGCAGGAGGCGGCCCTGGAAATGTGGAAAAAACGGCAGGCCGACTGGAGTTTGTTAGACTTCCGCAAACTCGCATTTACCTACGCCCGGTTCAAGGCACTCAGTTGGTTAAAGAAGAACAAGCCGGCGGCACACTTACACCTCTCGCCTGAGCTTTCGGAGAAAATATCAATGCTGATCACGAGTGCTGACACCTCAAACAATAACATCCAAACCGAGCGCGTCGACGCCCTGCGGGAATGCATCGGATCCCTGCCGACAAAACAGAGGGAGCTTATCGAGGCCCGCTATGCTAAAAAACATGCCGAGGCACTCGAAGTCGTTGCCATCAAACAATCGCTTTCCATGAATACCGTTTACAAACAACTTGAACGTGTGCGCACAAAACTCCGAAAGTGTATCCACCGCAAGCTCGACCGCAGATCATGA
- the lpxA gene encoding acyl-ACP--UDP-N-acetylglucosamine O-acyltransferase, with the protein MPEIHPSAIVSEQARLAEDVTVGPFCIVDAGVEIGPGCVIGAQSWITGNTRMGAGNHIGYGSIIGADPQAVGFDASIDSSVTLGENNNIREYVTIHRSTQAGGSTTVGNRNFLMTGVHLAHDVQMGSNNVLANNVMLAGHIKMGDHIFLGGGGGFHQYLHIGSYAIVQGNAVVSRDVPPFCMAHGRNELAGLNVIGLRRGGFTPEERADIKRAYHLLFRSGGNIAEALAAADKTTWTDVAKMLLHSARHASRKGLMQRS; encoded by the coding sequence ATGCCTGAGATTCATCCAAGTGCCATTGTCAGTGAGCAAGCACGTCTAGCAGAAGATGTGACCGTCGGACCTTTCTGCATCGTTGATGCCGGCGTGGAGATAGGGCCGGGTTGTGTTATTGGCGCGCAGTCGTGGATCACGGGAAATACCCGGATGGGTGCGGGTAATCACATAGGTTATGGCTCGATCATCGGTGCCGATCCCCAGGCGGTGGGTTTCGACGCCTCCATCGACAGCAGCGTTACCCTTGGTGAAAACAACAATATCCGCGAGTATGTCACGATTCACCGGAGCACGCAAGCCGGCGGCAGTACCACGGTGGGCAATAGGAATTTCCTGATGACCGGTGTGCATCTCGCGCACGACGTGCAGATGGGAAGCAACAATGTGCTGGCTAACAATGTGATGCTTGCGGGGCATATCAAGATGGGTGACCACATCTTCCTTGGCGGCGGCGGCGGGTTTCACCAGTACCTTCATATTGGCTCCTACGCAATCGTCCAGGGCAATGCCGTGGTCAGCCGTGACGTGCCGCCGTTCTGTATGGCCCACGGTCGGAACGAGTTGGCGGGCCTCAACGTCATCGGCCTCCGACGCGGCGGGTTTACTCCCGAGGAAAGGGCGGATATCAAACGCGCCTACCACCTGCTCTTCCGCAGTGGCGGCAACATCGCGGAAGCCCTGGCCGCCGCGGACAAGACGACATGGACCGATGTCGCCAAGATGTTGCTCCACTCGGCCCGCCACGCATCGCGCAAAGGGCTGATGCAGCGGTCTTAG
- a CDS encoding N-acetylmuramoyl-L-alanine amidase, with protein MSIPTTRTLILTILAMLTVLPGGLMAKSFRYVIIDAGHGGHDKGASHGQVYEKHLALDTALRLEYYLKQKGIRTKTTRRSDVFISLPGRVSFGNRYSNSIFVSVHYNHTWKRDPSGLETYYYGAEGKKLATYVQHGISSKLRTPNRGVKYARFYVIRHSKHPAILVECGFVSNNNERSRMKKAWYRQSLAEGIGEGILRYRRSW; from the coding sequence ATGTCCATCCCAACAACGCGCACCCTCATTCTCACCATCCTCGCCATGCTAACCGTCCTACCCGGCGGGCTGATGGCGAAAAGTTTCCGCTACGTGATCATTGATGCGGGTCACGGCGGGCACGACAAGGGCGCAAGCCACGGTCAGGTCTATGAGAAACATCTCGCCCTGGATACCGCGCTGCGTCTTGAGTATTACCTGAAACAAAAAGGTATCCGCACCAAAACAACGCGCCGCAGTGATGTGTTTATCTCACTGCCCGGGCGGGTCAGCTTCGGCAACCGGTACAGCAACTCCATTTTTGTGAGTGTGCATTACAACCACACCTGGAAACGTGACCCCAGCGGGCTGGAAACCTACTACTACGGCGCCGAGGGGAAAAAACTCGCCACCTATGTGCAACACGGCATTTCCAGCAAACTGCGCACACCTAACCGCGGTGTCAAATACGCCCGCTTCTACGTCATCCGCCACTCCAAGCACCCGGCCATCCTGGTCGAATGTGGTTTTGTCAGTAACAACAATGAGCGTTCGCGGATGAAAAAGGCATGGTATCGCCAGTCGCTCGCCGAGGGGATTGGCGAGGGGATTCTGAGATACAGGCGGAGCTGGTAG
- a CDS encoding SUMF1/EgtB/PvdO family nonheme iron enzyme, protein MPTEPEHTFTPGTHIGDYLMGELISKGTNTSTWTATQISVQREVSLCALDDGIKKDPASREGFISDVRTKASVDHPLIASVLEAVNEGDQCFFAMEKLHGKNLASCHDEGTSISPIQTARIIRNIAGACNYLEAHGIASLPLSPHDIYIDDKYHCRIANMAISGAPDPSVGTQDKEMVGRLMQDLLEPGQPGSTRTSSLCDYMADREREQALTWMQIHDLADKVERQLAEPNARDQIQSPTMRMRPDVSHAAIGQFLSILAILLIIGGLVYYFSTRKTPPAKRQMRDMVHIPAGKYPGPDGFQVKMRDFWIDAHEVTIGEYAEFLEVLDQLADDMKTVYQHEEQPKDKTSHEPDDWANLLAAAKEGETWNTLHVDLNYPVVGVDWWDAYAYAVWKGRRLPTREEWYAACSAGSDPSKLEASGWSPVDQTEQTSHGICGMAGNVSEWMRKKCLNPADPSLPPRYVICGASYLRPKYGARAREWVDDRSLRRNDLGFRTLSNSPQED, encoded by the coding sequence ATGCCAACGGAACCGGAGCACACCTTCACCCCAGGAACCCACATCGGGGACTACCTCATGGGGGAGTTGATTTCCAAGGGCACCAACACCTCCACCTGGACCGCCACCCAGATATCGGTCCAGCGTGAAGTCTCCCTTTGTGCCCTCGACGACGGGATCAAAAAAGACCCCGCATCCAGGGAAGGTTTTATCAGCGATGTCCGGACCAAGGCCTCGGTCGACCACCCCTTGATCGCCTCCGTGCTTGAGGCTGTCAACGAGGGGGACCAGTGCTTTTTTGCCATGGAAAAGCTCCACGGTAAAAACCTGGCAAGCTGCCACGACGAGGGCACGAGCATCAGCCCTATCCAGACGGCACGCATCATCCGCAATATTGCCGGAGCCTGCAATTACCTGGAAGCACACGGCATCGCCTCGCTGCCGCTGTCGCCCCACGACATCTACATCGATGACAAGTACCACTGCCGCATCGCCAACATGGCCATCAGTGGGGCGCCCGACCCATCCGTCGGCACCCAGGACAAGGAAATGGTTGGTCGGCTGATGCAGGACCTGCTCGAGCCGGGCCAGCCGGGCTCGACGAGAACCAGTTCACTCTGTGATTATATGGCGGACCGCGAGCGTGAACAGGCACTCACCTGGATGCAAATCCACGATCTGGCCGACAAGGTGGAGCGCCAGCTCGCGGAACCGAATGCGCGCGACCAAATCCAAAGCCCGACCATGCGTATGCGGCCGGACGTTTCCCATGCCGCGATCGGTCAATTTCTGTCGATCCTTGCCATCCTGTTGATCATTGGTGGTTTGGTCTATTATTTCTCCACCCGCAAAACCCCGCCGGCCAAACGCCAGATGCGGGACATGGTGCATATTCCGGCTGGAAAATACCCGGGTCCCGACGGATTCCAGGTCAAGATGCGGGACTTCTGGATTGATGCGCACGAAGTCACCATCGGTGAGTATGCCGAGTTCCTCGAGGTGCTTGACCAGTTGGCCGACGATATGAAAACCGTCTACCAGCACGAGGAACAACCGAAGGATAAAACGTCCCACGAGCCCGACGACTGGGCCAATCTCCTCGCTGCGGCCAAGGAGGGGGAAACATGGAATACGCTCCATGTCGACCTGAACTATCCCGTGGTCGGGGTCGACTGGTGGGATGCCTACGCCTATGCCGTGTGGAAGGGGCGCCGACTGCCCACCCGCGAGGAGTGGTATGCCGCATGCTCAGCCGGTAGTGATCCGAGCAAGTTGGAGGCTTCGGGCTGGAGCCCGGTTGACCAGACCGAGCAAACCAGCCACGGGATCTGCGGTATGGCGGGCAATGTCAGTGAGTGGATGCGCAAGAAATGCCTCAATCCGGCGGACCCCTCACTGCCACCCAGGTATGTCATTTGTGGTGCGTCCTACCTGCGGCCCAAGTATGGTGCCCGCGCCCGTGAGTGGGTGGATGACCGGAGCCTCCGCAGGAACGACCTTGGATTCCGGACCTTGAGTAACTCTCCACAGGAAGATTGA
- a CDS encoding LacI family DNA-binding transcriptional regulator — translation MKITRKTIAEKAGVSVSTVGMILSGQGERYSKTTQAKVLKCADDLGYRVDINARAMKLNRSLLIGVLLNEVNSHFSASFLQGLQSVLKDTDYSPLVFFSGHPDDENLSLERCLDRQVDAMVVNCTAVPGRTARSRFAEKLKQSKIPVVEIFGNILPDITNVDHDNRIGGRDATEYLIAQGHRNIGLLTHKHYDDQLLHHDAWQHFLGYEDAMRAHGLDSMVLAQELSESLEMDPAFLEAGKGALDLVLEHPNRPSALVCYNDLLAYGVIHACRKKKMVVPEEISIIGQGDLALSGIINPALTSVSPHYYEIGLTAGRTLLAKLDGEDVASQTVKPILAHRESTCPPSA, via the coding sequence TTGAAAATTACAAGAAAAACGATCGCGGAGAAAGCTGGGGTATCTGTTTCTACAGTAGGTATGATCCTGAGCGGCCAGGGTGAGCGTTACAGCAAGACGACCCAAGCGAAGGTGCTGAAGTGTGCCGATGACCTCGGCTACCGTGTCGACATCAACGCCCGGGCCATGAAGCTCAACCGGTCGCTGCTGATCGGGGTGTTGCTCAACGAGGTGAACTCCCATTTCTCGGCTTCCTTTTTGCAGGGCTTGCAATCGGTATTGAAAGACACGGATTACTCACCGCTGGTCTTTTTCTCAGGTCACCCGGATGATGAAAACCTCAGCCTCGAGCGTTGTCTGGACCGGCAGGTGGATGCCATGGTTGTCAACTGTACGGCGGTGCCCGGAAGAACCGCCCGTAGCAGGTTTGCGGAAAAATTGAAGCAGTCAAAGATTCCGGTGGTGGAGATCTTTGGTAACATCCTCCCGGATATTACCAATGTCGATCACGATAACAGGATTGGAGGTCGTGATGCCACTGAGTATCTGATCGCACAGGGACATCGCAACATCGGTCTTCTTACCCATAAGCATTACGACGACCAGTTGCTTCACCATGATGCGTGGCAGCATTTCCTCGGGTATGAGGATGCCATGCGTGCACATGGCTTGGACTCCATGGTCCTGGCCCAGGAGCTGAGTGAGTCGCTGGAGATGGACCCCGCGTTTTTGGAGGCTGGAAAAGGGGCACTCGACCTCGTGCTCGAGCATCCGAACCGACCCAGCGCCCTGGTTTGTTACAACGATTTGTTGGCCTACGGGGTGATCCACGCTTGCAGGAAAAAGAAGATGGTGGTGCCGGAGGAGATCTCGATCATCGGACAGGGAGACCTCGCCCTGTCGGGTATCATCAATCCCGCACTGACATCGGTGTCACCCCACTACTACGAGATAGGGCTTACCGCCGGTAGGACGCTTCTGGCGAAGCTGGACGGCGAGGACGTTGCCAGCCAGACCGTCAAACCCATCCTTGCCCATCGGGAGTCGACCTGTCCGCCGTCGGCATGA